The Salvelinus alpinus chromosome 35, SLU_Salpinus.1, whole genome shotgun sequence genome window below encodes:
- the LOC139564682 gene encoding aggrecan core protein-like isoform X4, which yields MRLEMLLSLLLCAICPLVLPSSSTPSQASDDSRLLQVTIPTTPPLSAVLGGSLTLPCLVSLSHPPPNTNGRHAVLSLPRVKWSVLSQGHETEILVARGDRVKVSEAYKDRASLLHYASSPADLTLRLKGLQYNDSGFYRCEVQQGLEDANDVAQVKVKGVVFHYRDASSRYAFTFAQARDACEEIGAHIATPEQLLAAYHSGYEQCDAGWLSDHSVRYPIQMPREGCFGDMDGHPGVRNYGLPEPDELYDVYCYVENIEGEVFHGSAPRSFTLWEAKAYCLAQGAELATTGQLYAAWNDGLNACSPGWLADGSVRYPIVTPRERCGGGEPGVRTVYRHLNQTGFPEAHTRHDTYCFRGNSNTHTESPHDYLATEPEDIGQDIVTLPEPLEEFSLGQVTEQVVSEEAQGSLTAVPVPEEQYASEHIEEQGAVPGEQYPEQRAVPGEQYPEQGAVPGEQYPEQGAVPGEQYPEQRAVPGEQYPEQRAVPGEQYPEQRAVPGEQYPEQVAVPREQYPEQMAVPREQYPEQVAVPGEHGEEQGFVPGEHGEEQGAVTEEQYPDQPGEEQGAVDGQGPTVVYHEELPFPVEPQDPFTPTSFPQDLEPTEDTWQPVKEVSNPESYQPAPEETNLDSNYPVPPYDELNANPTLYPLSPETNYESGDLTTAHEDNISSADPYQPLSESNVESGELSIEGVPGTALEAPVPTTGYEEVDGSSDPQPMPGTTPESGVSQYGISEESHLQTGITQETEHYTFTSETAGYNVSGVEATTSHDSSPEEQLESGLPTPPEEDHFGDEHVIQEHVTDTDSVYPSTSYDLSGGSIRPEGAIAGGVEETSVSSTSPHEETELFPDQSTTQPPYWENTPEYRRTNSVDHSASVLLPEEHTTSLDSLVIQTAENGGSATAESGYLATLSPVEMDPYELIPTSEYAFDPTQEQSGVTSPDSSTLDDHVEQKAGGTVDSLSEVSMGSTDLGSVPTDEVLTVTYDTGSNEASGVHEGMLDVTLLTSPKPITYSPPTQRSVEAEASSPGDFITFIPESSVPSGFDPLEEGLEKVEREGLGEISEVVETTTPETASGEEGSGDEQNGQEVSGEEESGQEVSGDKKSGQEVSGDKKSGQEVSGDEKSGQEVSGDEKSGQEVSGDEESGQEASGDEESGQEASGDKESGQEASGDEQSGQEASGDKESGQEASGQEESGDEESGQEASGNKESGQEASGDEESGQEASGDEESGQEASGDEESGQEASGDQESGQEASGDEESGQEASGDEESGQEASGDEKSGQEASGDEESGQEASGDEESGQDASGDEESGQEASGDEASGDKESGQELSGQEGVESGSGSGSGEVHSASAESGESSGILEPEVPYINETVTPINGTTVNGTDESEPESSTDAPSTDMEITLLPDLSQTPVPSPTVPQESRADVDLEYSGETSVTEDPDSITPPTEEPEETPSPTPTTVDYDDQTTTAAPLYPEDVDEEKVITTPTTPRFGNISDACLDNPCSNGGTCVDSGSSTKCLCLPTYGGNMCQTDLEVCEPGWEKFMGFCYQHFTKRQGWEVAEQHCRLCGGHLISVMTPEEQDYINDKYREYQWTGLNDRTIEGDFRWSDGNPLLYENWYRGQPDSYFLSGEDCVVMVWHDGGRWSDVPCNYHLSYTCKKGTSFCGQPPVIANAKVFGKSHLRYETNSKVRYYCEEGFLQTQNPVIKCLSNGQWEEALINCHPALTNLAEGEQKVTTPPYQNEGVEVVDTATEKATSEFWDIKWN from the exons ATTGGAGATGCTCCTGTCTTTGCTGCTGTGTGCCATCTGTCCGCTCGTCCTACcgtcctcctctacccccagcCAAGCCTCAG ATGACTCCAGACTCCTACAGGTGACCATCCCTACGACCCCTCCCTTATCTGCCGTCTTGGGGGGCTCTCTTACCCTACCTTGCCTGGTGTCTCTGTCCCACCCGCCCCCCAATACAAATGGCCGCCATGCCGTACTCTCCCTACCCAGGGTCAAGTGGAGCGTGCTGTCCCAGGGACACGAGACTGAGATCCTGGTGGCCCGAGGGGACAGGGTGAAGGTCAGCGAGGCCTACAAGGACAGAGCCTCCCTGCTCCATTACGCCTCCTCCCCAGCCGACCTCACCCTGAGGCTGAAGGGCCTGCAGTACAACGACTCTGGCTTCTACCGCTGTGAGGTGCAGCAGGGCCTGGAGGATGCCAACGATGTGGCTCAGGTCAAGGTCAAAG GGGTGGTGTTCCACTACCGGGATGCTTCCAGTCGCTATGCCTTTACCTTTGCGCAGGCCCGGGACGCCTGTGAGGAGATCGGGGCTCACATCGCCACCCCAGAGCAGCTCTTGGCAGCCTACCACAGTGGCTATGAGCAGTGTGATGCGGGCTGGCTCTCAGACCACTCAGTGAG ATATCCCATCCAGATGCCACGAGAGGGATGTTTTGGAGACATGGACGGGCATCCTGGAGTGAGGAACTATGGGCTGCCTGAACCTGATGAGCTGTACGATGTATACTGTTATGTGGAGAATATAGAGG GGGAAGTGTTCCATGGATCTGCCCCCCGAAGTTTCACCCTATGGGAAGCTAAGGCCTATTGTCTGGCTCAGGGAGCGGAGCTGGCTACCACAGGTCAGCTGTATGCAGCCTGGAATGACGGACTGAACGCCTGCAGCCCGGGGTGGTTGGCTGATGGGAGTGTACGCTACCCCATTGTCACTCCCAGGGAGCGTTGTGGTGGAGGGGAGCCTGGGGTCAGGACTGTCTATCGCCATTTGAACCAGACAGGCTTTCCAGAGGCACACACTCGCCACGACACTTACTGCTTCCGAG GCAACAGCAACACTCACACCGAATCTCCCCATGATTACCTGGCAACAGAGCCAGAGGACATCGGCCAGGACATTGTGACGCTGCCTGAGCCTCTGGAGGAATTCAGCCTGGGTCAGGTGACGGAGCAGGTGGTGAGCGAAGAAGCTCAGGGCTCCCTGACTGCCGTCCCTGTTCCAGAGGAGCAGTACGCATCAGAGCATATAGAGGAGCAAGGGGCTGTCCCTGGAGAGCAGTACCCAGAGCAGAGGGCTGTCCCTGGAGAACAGTACCCAGAGCAGGGGGCTGTCCCTGGAGAACAGTACCCAGAGCAGGGGGCTGTCCCTGGAGAACAGTACCCAGAGCAGAGGGCTGTCCCTGGAGAACAGTACCCAGAGCAGAGGGCTGTCCCTGGGGAACAGTACCCAGAGCAGAGGGCTGTCCCTGGAGAACAGTACCCAGAGCAGGTGGCTGTCCCTAGAGAGCAGTACCCAGAGCAGATGGCTGTCCCTAGAGAGCAGTACCCAGAGCAGGTGGCTGTCCCTGGGGAGCACGGAGAAGAACAGGGGTTTGTTCCTGGAGAAcacggagaggagcagggggCTGTTACTGAGGAG CAGTACCCAGACCAGCCTGGAGAGGAGCAGGGGGCTGTCGATGGCCAGGGCCCTACTGTTGTCTATCACGAGGAGCTACCCTTTCCGGTTGAACCCCAAGACCCATTCACCCCCACATCCTTCCCCCAAGACCTGGAGCCCACAGAGGACACCTGGCAGCCGGTGAAAGAGGTCAGCAACCCAGAATCATATCAGCCTGCCCCTGAGGAGACAAACTTAGACTCAAACTACCCAGTCCCACCCTATGATGAGCTGAATGCAAACCCAACACTGTATCCACTTTCTCCCGAGACAAATTATGAGTCAGGTGATCTTACAACTGCTCATGAAGACAACATTAGTAGCGCCGATCCCTACCAGCCCTTGTCAGAGTCAAACGTGGAATCAGGAGAGCTCTCTATAGAGGGTGTACCAGGGACTGCTCTGGAGGCCCCCGTGCCCACCACAGGGTATGAGGAGGTGGACGGGTCCAGTGATCCACAGCCCATGCCTGGCACAACCCCTGAGAGTGGTGTGTCTCAGTATGGTATTTCAGAGGAAAGCCATCTGCAAACAGGGATCACCCAGGAGACCGAACACTACACTTTTACCTCTGAGACCGCAGGCTACAATGTATCAGGAGTTGAAGCCACTACTAGTCATGACAGCTCTCCAGAGGAGCAACTGGAAAGTGGGCTGCCCACACCTCCTGAGGAGGACCACTTCGGAGATGAGCATGTCATCCAGGAGCATGTCACAGACACAGACTCGGTCTACCCAAGCACCTCTTACGACCTCTCAGGAGGGTCCATCAGGCCTGAGGGAGCCATCGCTGGGGGTGTTGAGGAGACATCTGTATCTTCCACTTCACCTCACGAGGAAACGGAGCTCTTCCCTGACCAGTCCACCACTCAGCCTCCATACTGGGAGAACACACCTGAATACCGCCGTACCAACTCTGTGGACCACAGTGCCAGTGTCCTTCTCCCTGAGGAGCATACCACATCACTGGACTCATTGGTAATCCAGACAGCGGAGAACGGTGGCTCTGCTACTGCTGAGTCAGGATACCTGGCTACCTTAAGCCCAGTGGAGATGGACCCCTATGAACTGATCCCTACCTCTGAATATG CTTTTGACCCCACTCAGGAGCAGTCTGGTGTCACGTCACCTGACTCCTCTACCCTAGATGACCATGTGGAGCAGAAGGCAGGAGGCACAGTGGACTCATTATCAGAAGTTTCCATGGGCTCCACTGACCTGGGTTCAGTTCCAACTGACGAAGTCCTCACAGTTACTTATGACACTGGCTCTAATGAAGCCTCTGGGGTCCACGAGGGAATGCTTGACGTTACCCTCTTGACATCCCCCAAACCTATAACCTATTCCCCCCCGACCCAGCGATCCGTGGAAGCAGAGGCCAGCTCCCCAGGTGACTTCATAACCTTCATCCCAGAATCCAGCGTTCCATCTGGGTTTGATCCCCTGGAGGAAGGGCTGGAGAAggtggagcgagaggggttggggGAAATCTCAGAAGTAGTCGAAACTACTACCCCAGAGACGGCTTCTGGTGAGGAGGGGAGTGGAGATGAGCAGAATGGTCAGGAGgtgagtggagaagaggagagtggtCAGGAGGTGAGTGGAGACAAGAAGAGTGGTCAGGAGGTGAGTGGAGACAAGAAGAGTGGTCAGGAGGTGAGTGGAGACGAGAAGAGTGGTCAGGAGGTGAGTGGAGATGAGAAGAGTGGTCAGGAGGTGAGTGGAGACGAGGAGAGTGGCCAGGAGGCGAGTGGAGACGAGGAGAGTGGTCAGGAGGCGAGTGGAGACAAGGAGAGTGGTCAGGAGGCGAGTGGAGACgagcagagtggtcaggaggCGAGTGGAGACAAGGAGAGTGGCCAGGAGGCGAGTGGTCAGGAGGAGAGTGGAGATGAGGAGAGTGGTCAGGAGGCGAGTGGAAACAAGGAGAGTGGCCAGGAGGCGAGTGGAGACGAGGAGAGTGGTCAGGAGGCGAGTGGAGACGAGGAGAGTGGTCAGGAGGCGAGTGGAGACGAGGAGAGTGGTCAGGAGGCGAGTGGAGACCAGGAGAGTGGCCAGGAGGCGAGTGGAGACGAGGAGAGTGGTCAGGAGGCGAGTGGAGACGAGGAGAGTGGTCAGGAGGCGAGTGGAGACGAGAAGAGTGGTCAGGAGGCGAGTGGAGATGAGGAAAGTGGTCAGGAGGCGAGTGGAGACGAGGAGAGTGGTCAGGACGCAAGTGGAGACGAGGAGAGTGGTCAGGAGGCGAGTGGAGATGAGGCGAGTGGAGACAAGGAGAGTGGTCAGGAGTTGAGTGGCCAAGAGGGAGTAGAGTCCGGCTCAGGATCAGGATCAGGCGAGGTGCATTCTGCATCTGCTGAATCTGGAGAAAGCTCAGGGATCCTTGAACCAGAAGTCCCATACATCAATGAAACTGTCACTCCCATCAATGGCACAACTGTCAATGGCACAGATGAAAGCGAGCCTGAGTCGAGCACAGATGCGCCCTCTACTGACATGGAGATCACGCTGCTCCCTGACTTGTCCCAGACCCCCGTGCCCTCACCCACCGTACCCCAGGAGTCCCGGGCCGATGTAGATCTGGAGTACAGTGGGGAGACCTCAGTCACGGAGGATCCTGACTCCATCACTCCACCCACTGAGGAGCCTGAGGAGACCCCCAGCCCGACGCCCACCACAGTAGACTACGATGACCAGACTACGACGGCAGCACCCCTATATCCAGAGGACGTTGATGAGGAGAAAGTGATTACCACTCCTACTACTCCAAGATTTGGGAACATTTCAG ATGCCTGCCTAGATAATCCTTGTTCCAACGGGGGAACATGTGTCGACAGTGGGTCTTCAACCAAGTGCCTTTGCTTGCCCACCTATGGAGGAAACATGTGCCAGACAG ACCTGGAGGTGTGTGAGCCGGGTTGGGAAAAGTTCATGGGCTTCTGTTACCAACATTTCACCAAGCGTCAGGGCTGGGAGGTGGCAGAGCAGCACTGTCGTTTGTGTGGCGGTCACCTGATCTCGGTCATGACCCCTGAGGAACAGGACTACATTAATG aTAAGTACAGAGAGTACCAGTGGACGGGACTGAATGACAGGACCATAGAGGGAGACTTCCGCTGGTCTGACGGGAATCCTCTG TTGTATGAGAACTGGTACCGGGGCCAGCCGGACAGTTACTTCCTGTCTGGAGAGGACTGTGTGGTGATGGTATGGCATGACGGGGGGCGCTGGAGCGATGTGCCCTGTAACTACCACCTCTCCTACACCTGCAAGAAGGGCACCT CTTTCTGTGGCCAGCCCCCCGTCATTGCCAATGCCAAGGTGTTTGGTAAGTCGCATCTGCGCTACGAGACCAACTCCAAGGTGCGCTACTACTGTGAAGAAGGATTCCTCCAGACACAGAACCCCGTCATTAAGTGCCTATCCAACGGCCAATGGGAGGAGGCTTTGATCAACTGTCACCCTG CCCTGACCAACTTAGCAGAGGGAGAGCAGAAGGTCACAACACCACCCTATCAGAACGagggggtggaggtggtggacACAGCCACGGAGAAAGCCACTTCAGAGTTCTGGGACATCAAGTGGAACTAA
- the LOC139564682 gene encoding aggrecan core protein-like isoform X3, translating to MRLEMLLSLLLCAICPLVLPSSSTPSQASDDSRLLQVTIPTTPPLSAVLGGSLTLPCLVSLSHPPPNTNGRHAVLSLPRVKWSVLSQGHETEILVARGDRVKVSEAYKDRASLLHYASSPADLTLRLKGLQYNDSGFYRCEVQQGLEDANDVAQVKVKGVVFHYRDASSRYAFTFAQARDACEEIGAHIATPEQLLAAYHSGYEQCDAGWLSDHSVSINTLLHRYPIQMPREGCFGDMDGHPGVRNYGLPEPDELYDVYCYVENIEGEVFHGSAPRSFTLWEAKAYCLAQGAELATTGQLYAAWNDGLNACSPGWLADGSVRYPIVTPRERCGGGEPGVRTVYRHLNQTGFPEAHTRHDTYCFRGNSNTHTESPHDYLATEPEDIGQDIVTLPEPLEEFSLGQVTEQVVSEEAQGSLTAVPVPEEQYASEHIEEQGAVPGEQYPEQRAVPGEQYPEQGAVPGEQYPEQGAVPGEQYPEQRAVPGEQYPEQRAVPGEQYPEQRAVPGEQYPEQVAVPREQYPEQMAVPREQYPEQVAVPGEHGEEQGFVPGEHGEEQGAVTEEQYPDQPGEEQGAVDGQGPTVVYHEELPFPVEPQDPFTPTSFPQDLEPTEDTWQPVKEVSNPESYQPAPEETNLDSNYPVPPYDELNANPTLYPLSPETNYESGDLTTAHEDNISSADPYQPLSESNVESGELSIEGVPGTALEAPVPTTGYEEVDGSSDPQPMPGTTPESGVSQYGISEESHLQTGITQETEHYTFTSETAGYNVSGVEATTSHDSSPEEQLESGLPTPPEEDHFGDEHVIQEHVTDTDSVYPSTSYDLSGGSIRPEGAIAGGVEETSVSSTSPHEETELFPDQSTTQPPYWENTPEYRRTNSVDHSASVLLPEEHTTSLDSLVIQTAENGGSATAESGYLATLSPVEMDPYELIPTSEYAFDPTQEQSGVTSPDSSTLDDHVEQKAGGTVDSLSEVSMGSTDLGSVPTDEVLTVTYDTGSNEASGVHEGMLDVTLLTSPKPITYSPPTQRSVEAEASSPGDFITFIPESSVPSGFDPLEEGLEKVEREGLGEISEVVETTTPETASGEEGSGDEQNGQEVSGEEESGQEVSGDKKSGQEVSGDKKSGQEVSGDEKSGQEVSGDEKSGQEVSGDEESGQEASGDEESGQEASGDKESGQEASGDEQSGQEASGDKESGQEASGQEESGDEESGQEASGNKESGQEASGDEESGQEASGDEESGQEASGDEESGQEASGDQESGQEASGDEESGQEASGDEESGQEASGDEKSGQEASGDEESGQEASGDEESGQDASGDEESGQEASGDEASGDKESGQELSGQEGVESGSGSGSGEVHSASAESGESSGILEPEVPYINETVTPINGTTVNGTDESEPESSTDAPSTDMEITLLPDLSQTPVPSPTVPQESRADVDLEYSGETSVTEDPDSITPPTEEPEETPSPTPTTVDYDDQTTTAAPLYPEDVDEEKVITTPTTPRFGNISDACLDNPCSNGGTCVDSGSSTKCLCLPTYGGNMCQTDLEVCEPGWEKFMGFCYQHFTKRQGWEVAEQHCRLCGGHLISVMTPEEQDYINDKYREYQWTGLNDRTIEGDFRWSDGNPLLYENWYRGQPDSYFLSGEDCVVMVWHDGGRWSDVPCNYHLSYTCKKGTSFCGQPPVIANAKVFGKSHLRYETNSKVRYYCEEGFLQTQNPVIKCLSNGQWEEALINCHPALTNLAEGEQKVTTPPYQNEGVEVVDTATEKATSEFWDIKWN from the exons ATTGGAGATGCTCCTGTCTTTGCTGCTGTGTGCCATCTGTCCGCTCGTCCTACcgtcctcctctacccccagcCAAGCCTCAG ATGACTCCAGACTCCTACAGGTGACCATCCCTACGACCCCTCCCTTATCTGCCGTCTTGGGGGGCTCTCTTACCCTACCTTGCCTGGTGTCTCTGTCCCACCCGCCCCCCAATACAAATGGCCGCCATGCCGTACTCTCCCTACCCAGGGTCAAGTGGAGCGTGCTGTCCCAGGGACACGAGACTGAGATCCTGGTGGCCCGAGGGGACAGGGTGAAGGTCAGCGAGGCCTACAAGGACAGAGCCTCCCTGCTCCATTACGCCTCCTCCCCAGCCGACCTCACCCTGAGGCTGAAGGGCCTGCAGTACAACGACTCTGGCTTCTACCGCTGTGAGGTGCAGCAGGGCCTGGAGGATGCCAACGATGTGGCTCAGGTCAAGGTCAAAG GGGTGGTGTTCCACTACCGGGATGCTTCCAGTCGCTATGCCTTTACCTTTGCGCAGGCCCGGGACGCCTGTGAGGAGATCGGGGCTCACATCGCCACCCCAGAGCAGCTCTTGGCAGCCTACCACAGTGGCTATGAGCAGTGTGATGCGGGCTGGCTCTCAGACCACTCAGTGAG TATCAACACCCTTCTCCACAGATATCCCATCCAGATGCCACGAGAGGGATGTTTTGGAGACATGGACGGGCATCCTGGAGTGAGGAACTATGGGCTGCCTGAACCTGATGAGCTGTACGATGTATACTGTTATGTGGAGAATATAGAGG GGGAAGTGTTCCATGGATCTGCCCCCCGAAGTTTCACCCTATGGGAAGCTAAGGCCTATTGTCTGGCTCAGGGAGCGGAGCTGGCTACCACAGGTCAGCTGTATGCAGCCTGGAATGACGGACTGAACGCCTGCAGCCCGGGGTGGTTGGCTGATGGGAGTGTACGCTACCCCATTGTCACTCCCAGGGAGCGTTGTGGTGGAGGGGAGCCTGGGGTCAGGACTGTCTATCGCCATTTGAACCAGACAGGCTTTCCAGAGGCACACACTCGCCACGACACTTACTGCTTCCGAG GCAACAGCAACACTCACACCGAATCTCCCCATGATTACCTGGCAACAGAGCCAGAGGACATCGGCCAGGACATTGTGACGCTGCCTGAGCCTCTGGAGGAATTCAGCCTGGGTCAGGTGACGGAGCAGGTGGTGAGCGAAGAAGCTCAGGGCTCCCTGACTGCCGTCCCTGTTCCAGAGGAGCAGTACGCATCAGAGCATATAGAGGAGCAAGGGGCTGTCCCTGGAGAGCAGTACCCAGAGCAGAGGGCTGTCCCTGGAGAACAGTACCCAGAGCAGGGGGCTGTCCCTGGAGAACAGTACCCAGAGCAGGGGGCTGTCCCTGGAGAACAGTACCCAGAGCAGAGGGCTGTCCCTGGAGAACAGTACCCAGAGCAGAGGGCTGTCCCTGGGGAACAGTACCCAGAGCAGAGGGCTGTCCCTGGAGAACAGTACCCAGAGCAGGTGGCTGTCCCTAGAGAGCAGTACCCAGAGCAGATGGCTGTCCCTAGAGAGCAGTACCCAGAGCAGGTGGCTGTCCCTGGGGAGCACGGAGAAGAACAGGGGTTTGTTCCTGGAGAAcacggagaggagcagggggCTGTTACTGAGGAG CAGTACCCAGACCAGCCTGGAGAGGAGCAGGGGGCTGTCGATGGCCAGGGCCCTACTGTTGTCTATCACGAGGAGCTACCCTTTCCGGTTGAACCCCAAGACCCATTCACCCCCACATCCTTCCCCCAAGACCTGGAGCCCACAGAGGACACCTGGCAGCCGGTGAAAGAGGTCAGCAACCCAGAATCATATCAGCCTGCCCCTGAGGAGACAAACTTAGACTCAAACTACCCAGTCCCACCCTATGATGAGCTGAATGCAAACCCAACACTGTATCCACTTTCTCCCGAGACAAATTATGAGTCAGGTGATCTTACAACTGCTCATGAAGACAACATTAGTAGCGCCGATCCCTACCAGCCCTTGTCAGAGTCAAACGTGGAATCAGGAGAGCTCTCTATAGAGGGTGTACCAGGGACTGCTCTGGAGGCCCCCGTGCCCACCACAGGGTATGAGGAGGTGGACGGGTCCAGTGATCCACAGCCCATGCCTGGCACAACCCCTGAGAGTGGTGTGTCTCAGTATGGTATTTCAGAGGAAAGCCATCTGCAAACAGGGATCACCCAGGAGACCGAACACTACACTTTTACCTCTGAGACCGCAGGCTACAATGTATCAGGAGTTGAAGCCACTACTAGTCATGACAGCTCTCCAGAGGAGCAACTGGAAAGTGGGCTGCCCACACCTCCTGAGGAGGACCACTTCGGAGATGAGCATGTCATCCAGGAGCATGTCACAGACACAGACTCGGTCTACCCAAGCACCTCTTACGACCTCTCAGGAGGGTCCATCAGGCCTGAGGGAGCCATCGCTGGGGGTGTTGAGGAGACATCTGTATCTTCCACTTCACCTCACGAGGAAACGGAGCTCTTCCCTGACCAGTCCACCACTCAGCCTCCATACTGGGAGAACACACCTGAATACCGCCGTACCAACTCTGTGGACCACAGTGCCAGTGTCCTTCTCCCTGAGGAGCATACCACATCACTGGACTCATTGGTAATCCAGACAGCGGAGAACGGTGGCTCTGCTACTGCTGAGTCAGGATACCTGGCTACCTTAAGCCCAGTGGAGATGGACCCCTATGAACTGATCCCTACCTCTGAATATG CTTTTGACCCCACTCAGGAGCAGTCTGGTGTCACGTCACCTGACTCCTCTACCCTAGATGACCATGTGGAGCAGAAGGCAGGAGGCACAGTGGACTCATTATCAGAAGTTTCCATGGGCTCCACTGACCTGGGTTCAGTTCCAACTGACGAAGTCCTCACAGTTACTTATGACACTGGCTCTAATGAAGCCTCTGGGGTCCACGAGGGAATGCTTGACGTTACCCTCTTGACATCCCCCAAACCTATAACCTATTCCCCCCCGACCCAGCGATCCGTGGAAGCAGAGGCCAGCTCCCCAGGTGACTTCATAACCTTCATCCCAGAATCCAGCGTTCCATCTGGGTTTGATCCCCTGGAGGAAGGGCTGGAGAAggtggagcgagaggggttggggGAAATCTCAGAAGTAGTCGAAACTACTACCCCAGAGACGGCTTCTGGTGAGGAGGGGAGTGGAGATGAGCAGAATGGTCAGGAGgtgagtggagaagaggagagtggtCAGGAGGTGAGTGGAGACAAGAAGAGTGGTCAGGAGGTGAGTGGAGACAAGAAGAGTGGTCAGGAGGTGAGTGGAGACGAGAAGAGTGGTCAGGAGGTGAGTGGAGATGAGAAGAGTGGTCAGGAGGTGAGTGGAGACGAGGAGAGTGGCCAGGAGGCGAGTGGAGACGAGGAGAGTGGTCAGGAGGCGAGTGGAGACAAGGAGAGTGGTCAGGAGGCGAGTGGAGACgagcagagtggtcaggaggCGAGTGGAGACAAGGAGAGTGGCCAGGAGGCGAGTGGTCAGGAGGAGAGTGGAGATGAGGAGAGTGGTCAGGAGGCGAGTGGAAACAAGGAGAGTGGCCAGGAGGCGAGTGGAGACGAGGAGAGTGGTCAGGAGGCGAGTGGAGACGAGGAGAGTGGTCAGGAGGCGAGTGGAGACGAGGAGAGTGGTCAGGAGGCGAGTGGAGACCAGGAGAGTGGCCAGGAGGCGAGTGGAGACGAGGAGAGTGGTCAGGAGGCGAGTGGAGACGAGGAGAGTGGTCAGGAGGCGAGTGGAGACGAGAAGAGTGGTCAGGAGGCGAGTGGAGATGAGGAAAGTGGTCAGGAGGCGAGTGGAGACGAGGAGAGTGGTCAGGACGCAAGTGGAGACGAGGAGAGTGGTCAGGAGGCGAGTGGAGATGAGGCGAGTGGAGACAAGGAGAGTGGTCAGGAGTTGAGTGGCCAAGAGGGAGTAGAGTCCGGCTCAGGATCAGGATCAGGCGAGGTGCATTCTGCATCTGCTGAATCTGGAGAAAGCTCAGGGATCCTTGAACCAGAAGTCCCATACATCAATGAAACTGTCACTCCCATCAATGGCACAACTGTCAATGGCACAGATGAAAGCGAGCCTGAGTCGAGCACAGATGCGCCCTCTACTGACATGGAGATCACGCTGCTCCCTGACTTGTCCCAGACCCCCGTGCCCTCACCCACCGTACCCCAGGAGTCCCGGGCCGATGTAGATCTGGAGTACAGTGGGGAGACCTCAGTCACGGAGGATCCTGACTCCATCACTCCACCCACTGAGGAGCCTGAGGAGACCCCCAGCCCGACGCCCACCACAGTAGACTACGATGACCAGACTACGACGGCAGCACCCCTATATCCAGAGGACGTTGATGAGGAGAAAGTGATTACCACTCCTACTACTCCAAGATTTGGGAACATTTCAG ATGCCTGCCTAGATAATCCTTGTTCCAACGGGGGAACATGTGTCGACAGTGGGTCTTCAACCAAGTGCCTTTGCTTGCCCACCTATGGAGGAAACATGTGCCAGACAG ACCTGGAGGTGTGTGAGCCGGGTTGGGAAAAGTTCATGGGCTTCTGTTACCAACATTTCACCAAGCGTCAGGGCTGGGAGGTGGCAGAGCAGCACTGTCGTTTGTGTGGCGGTCACCTGATCTCGGTCATGACCCCTGAGGAACAGGACTACATTAATG aTAAGTACAGAGAGTACCAGTGGACGGGACTGAATGACAGGACCATAGAGGGAGACTTCCGCTGGTCTGACGGGAATCCTCTG TTGTATGAGAACTGGTACCGGGGCCAGCCGGACAGTTACTTCCTGTCTGGAGAGGACTGTGTGGTGATGGTATGGCATGACGGGGGGCGCTGGAGCGATGTGCCCTGTAACTACCACCTCTCCTACACCTGCAAGAAGGGCACCT CTTTCTGTGGCCAGCCCCCCGTCATTGCCAATGCCAAGGTGTTTGGTAAGTCGCATCTGCGCTACGAGACCAACTCCAAGGTGCGCTACTACTGTGAAGAAGGATTCCTCCAGACACAGAACCCCGTCATTAAGTGCCTATCCAACGGCCAATGGGAGGAGGCTTTGATCAACTGTCACCCTG CCCTGACCAACTTAGCAGAGGGAGAGCAGAAGGTCACAACACCACCCTATCAGAACGagggggtggaggtggtggacACAGCCACGGAGAAAGCCACTTCAGAGTTCTGGGACATCAAGTGGAACTAA